In Zingiber officinale cultivar Zhangliang chromosome 6A, Zo_v1.1, whole genome shotgun sequence, a single genomic region encodes these proteins:
- the LOC121996018 gene encoding armadillo repeat-containing protein LFR-like, with protein sequence MQKREAGKFGGSSTTPAKRGRPFGSTAAAAAAAAAAAANSATSDLAGDASSPGSLLGPTLQISTSFAEQNNKRIVLALQSGLKSELRWALNTLTLLSFKEKDDFRRDSTPLAKIPGLLDALLQVVDDWRDIALPRDYTKPARVRSLGSNTAVTGFGYEFEGTNSLGTISYPGHKGLSNMEASSLKKQRTTDWWLNDDGLFNIDEEGRAEKQLCAVAASNVIRNFSFMPDNEQVMAQHRHCIETMFQCIEDQNTEDEELVTNALETIVNLAPLLDLRIFSSSKPSFCGMTEKRAVQAIMGMLGSSVKAWHCAAAELLGRLIINPDNEPFLLPSSSEIYKRLVDLLSLPAVDAQAAAVGALYNLAEVNTDSRMKLASERWAVDRLFKVVKTPHPVPDVCRKAAMILESLVCEPQNRHLLLAHESSFAEILMSDGRYSDTFARILFELTSRPNNKSSATRAVWGA encoded by the exons ATGCAGAAGAGGGAAGCCGGCAAGTTCGGCGGCTCGTCCACAACGCCGGCCAAGCGCGGCCGCCCGTTCGGAAGCACAGCCGCAGCAGCGGCCGCTGCAGCTGCCGCAGCCGCTAACTCCGCTACGTCCGATCTCGCCGGCGACGCTTCCTCCCCTGGGTCTCTCCTTGGCCCTACCCTCCAGATTTCCACATCCTTCGCCG AACAAAACAATAAAAGAATTGTCTTAGCACTGCAAAGTGGATTAAAGAGTGAGCTGAGATGGGCTTTGAATACTCTTACACTACtttcttttaaagaaaaagatgatTTCCGCAGAGATTCAACTCCACTTGCTAAGATACCTGGCCTATTGGATGCGCTCCTTCAAGTT GTTGATGACTGGCGTGACATTGCTCTTCCACGAGACTATACAAAGCCCGCAAGGGTAAGGTCATTGGGTTCCAATACAGCAGTTACAGGTTTTGGGTATGAGTTTGAAGGAACAAACTCTCTTGGTACCATATCCTACCCTGG TCATAAAGGTTTATCTAACATGGAGGCTTCTAGTTTGAAGAAGCAACGGACAACTGACTGGTGGTTGAATGATGATGGTTTGTTTAACATTGATGAAGAAGGCCGTGCAGAAAAGCAACTGTGTGCTGTTGCTGCTTCGAATGTCATTAGGAACTTCTCTTTCATGCCTGATAATGAACAAGTCATGGCACAGCATAGACACTGCATAGAAACTATGTTCCAGTGTATAGAGGATCAGAACACGG AAGATGAGGAGCTGGTAACAAATGCATTAGAGACAATTGTCAATTTAGCACCACTTTTGGACCTTCGTATTTTTAGCTCGTCTAAGCCTTCTTTCTGTGGAATGAC AGAGAAACGTGCAGTTCAAGCCATCATGGGCATGCTAGGATCTTCAGTTAAGGCTTGGCATTGTGCAGCTGCTGAATTGCTAGGAAGGCTTATTATAAATCCCGATAATGAGCCATTTCTTCTTCCATCATCTTCAGAG ATATACAAAAGACTAGTTGATCTTCTTAGCTTACCAGCTGTGGATGCACAAGCAGCGGCAGTTGGGGCACTCTATAATCTAGCAGAAGTCAATACAGATTCCCGGATGAAGCTTGCAAGTGAAAGATG GGCGGTTGATAGACTCTTCAAAGTAGTTAAGACTCCACATCCAGTACCAGATGTTTGCAGAAAAGCTGCAATGATACTGGAAAGCTTGGTGTGTGAACCTCAGAACCGGCACCTGCTTTTGGCACATGAAAGTAGTTTTGCAGAGATCCTAATGTCAGATGGTAGATATTCTGATACCTTTGCACGGATACTGTTTGAGTTGACGTCGAGACCAAATAACAAATCTTCTGCTACTCGTGCTGTCTGGGGTGCATGA